The Salmo trutta chromosome 6, fSalTru1.1, whole genome shotgun sequence genomic sequence TGGTCTGCAGGATAGTCAGTGTCTCCTTAAACTCAGTCTAAATGGGGCTGAGATTACAGAAAGAGAAACAAGAGGGAGGATTAATTTGGCACTCTAAGGAGATAAAGGGGTCATCTAAATCACATCTCCAGTTTACATCCATGTTCCCTTAAACTAGTTCCAATTCGCTCTAATTTGCACATATAAATGCATCTACAATTAACAGCACCACTTGGAACTATTTCTATCCATTCCCTGTGTTTCGCAGTGGGTGGCTCACACACAAGCAAGCCTTTGCAGCTTTTCAAACTTGATCAATACAAATGCAATGCATTGAGATTCCATGTCAAGTCAACCAAAACGTATGTCCTGGGAAGTGTTTCTTTAGCCTAAGGGACGCCATATGGTGAAGATATATGTATTAGCTGGTGTTCTACTACTAAAGCCTCACTTCACATTGCATGACGTGTGTTACACTAGTGCAGCAGTCATCACAAATGTTATATAACATATTGAGCCTTGTAATGAAGGTGACCTACCTGTAAATTCCTGGGAGGTCTTCAGGTGGCTTTGGTTAGTTGCTTTCAGTGAGATTGTGACTATTGATCCTCTGACAGCAGTCTGTGGATGTTCTGAACACAATGTTCAAGTAGCAATTATCAATGCCCAAGGCTGGGTTTATGAAACAAAGGACTAGGATTGTTATCCCTGTCATCATGAATGCATTTTTTCTTGGAGATTCAAAAGAAACTGGTTACAAGGGGCTGTCATCCCAAGTAAAAGGAATATGGCTTCCAGGAATATGGTTTCCACTGTAGATACACTATTGCGTTGTATttatatctatctctatggctTTCACACTGCGTTTGCAGGAAGGCTTGTTAGCTCGAAGCCTCCAGGACCCCAGGGCTCGGCCGGTGTGTTGATCACTAGCACTGGGACTGATTTTATTTCAAGCTTTTTCGACTTATTGTCTGGCTCTCTGTTTCTTTGTTGGATCAGTGGACTCATGTAGTGAGCCGGTGTCTTCATTGCTAAAGGCTATTTTTGGAAGGTCACCTCCGTACTGTAGCTCTGTCCCTGTTACTCAGTGTAACGGTAGATAGCACATACAAACTCTAGAATGGCAAAATCTTGCATCGGAATCTCACACTTAAACAGGTGGTAACATGAAGGATGTTTGTATGAAATAATGGATAATGTGATACTATGGTTTGGCCTTGGGCAAGGAGTTTGAGATCAGTGCTTCCTGAATGACATAGCTGTGCAGCAGAGAGTTTACGAGGTGTGAAACTGTTGTTTAATAAACATGTTCCGAGTGTCCTCTGTGATTTAGTAGAGGAGTAGCTTTATACTCAAGGAGCCATCTCGGTAGTCTGAGTAGTAGAACAGAGATGATGTGAGGTAGAAATTGCATTTCTATTGTTGTACTGAGTAAGAAAAGAGAAACGTATATTAGGCTCGACCTGTCATATTGtatactctctccctgtcttttttTATTCAGATATACTTCATTTATGTTAAAGGAACAACTATTGATGTCATGCAAATAATCATTTTCATAACTTTCAAATGATTGGGATTAATTGTGGAGGACACTGGAGGAAGACTATAGATGGATTTAAGCTAATATACCATACACTAAAAGTTCCACAAGGTGACTCTCATCGCTGCAACGATGAGAGTCGTTGCAGCGGTTATGTCGGTTATGTTCATCTAGAGTGGGCGTACACAGCACGGGAAGGAAAGTTAGTGCAGAGTACAGGAATCTGGCAATTGTATTTCATTATCGAGATGGAGAAATTAAAATAGATAGCGCAGGAGAAAATATCCTCCCTCAACGAGCATTAAAGTTGCCTTTGGAGGGGAATGTGGCATAAATCGAGTGTTTTGTTACAGCACGTTTGCCGTTAAGTAGATCCGAGCACGGGGAACCGGGCAGTAATTAGGTTGGAGGATTAATATGTGAAAATGTATTTGGTTTTGTATCCTTCCCCTGTGAACGGAAACCAAAGAAAGTAATGGATCGCAAAATAGTGTTTGAATATGAATACAAAAATCAAAGGAATCCCTCGCTCCCCAATGCAATTATTTCCCATTCACATGAATTATTCTTAACAGATGACATTAATGACATTGAGTCTAAGACTATTGAAGAGTGCCCTGCATACGATCTcagtggagggagaaagaggtttACTTTCAAGCCCTGGGAAAGTACGGCTGAACCAAAGCGTTTTTGCGACCTgctcaaatgtgttttttttgttgttgttttttcgttGTGAGATTTGAATGAAAATGATTTATGTTTGACGGTAGACTTTCTATTGTGCATTCATTAATCTACTACTGGAAAGGTGTGATTGATACAGAACACCAATATGAAATGCAAAATAGCATGCAATATAATATAGTTGTTTGTTTGCCACATTCTTCTGTACAGTCGAATGTGTCAAATGCCTTGTCTATGTAGTTGATATATTTATGTATGTAGTAGAGACATTCAGTAAGACCTTGTGCTTTCTTGTCCTTTCAGAAACTCCACTCTCGGATCATGGATTTGTCTGCCTCTGATCTCCTCCTGGAGCCGGAGAGGAGCaaaagcttcctgctatccaggaacACTGACTCTCCACCTCATGTAAGATTGATGGAAAACAAACCAATGGCATGTTCTTTTCCCCCCAGCCTCACCCATATGTATTGTCCAGGCATCAGAACAGACGTATAGCCCAGAGGAATCATCAGGGAGGATTAAAATACCAGATCTAACTATTTGGGGATTTGATCTGCTGCTCTCGGCAAGCAGAGTTGGCAGTATCACATTCTTAAAGGTATAAATCCTTGTCATATTACCAGAGGACCATCGATTGAGGCTCGTCTTCAGTAAAAATGAGTCTGCGGGATAGTGTAGAACATTAGTCATGTTATATATTATGTATTAAGGTCTTAAAATGAATTCACTCTGGTCTTGTGTCCTTTTACTCCTTGAGGGCCCAACCTGATAAACCTTCATATATAGTATAGAAATGTGgcaaaaaaaatgtgtgaaaaaTGTATGGTGTAATAATGTTGAAATCTGTTAATGTATTCATGTGTTTGCGACAAGGTAATGAGTTAGGGAAAAGAAGCCGCGCAAATGTGATATACTTGCAGTACAGATTGGTACAGATTTCCTGGGGCAATTAGTTCGCTTCCTATTATCTCTCTGACTGAACAGTTGATTAGAATTCTGAATCGACATTTGTTTGGACAGAATTGTGGAATAGGACTGATGCAGAAAACATCTGTTGGGGAGATTGCTTCTGAAAGTATGATTGATCATTTGCATCTCACTGGCTAATTACAGAGTCGAAGCAGTAGCTTTCGTAACACTTTACAGGAATACTGAAAACCCCAGAAAGTCTCACACATAAAATATCAGCCACCGGTAATCTAACTTAAAACAGTCAATAGACATGCAAAAGACCCAGTTTTTTTTAACATGAATGTACAAAGACAAaagcggtgtgtgtgtttggacagcCTTGTAAAATGCACCAGCGACTCAATATTGCATAGTCATAGATTGCCGGCCATATTCTTACCTTCTGACACCATTACCATCTCATATGACCCTGTGAAGCTCTCTGTGACACGAGCCAACCCGCTCGCCCCTGTTCACCCCTGCCACCTGTCCTCCAGCTGTTCCCTTATCTCCCTGGATAATTGGCTTTCACTGGAGCCCATCAGCTGTcgcccctagctcctaaccttagcCATGCTCCTCCCCTGGCATCAGCCCTGTGTCTATGTCCCAGACTAGATTTGAAGCCATTCAAGACATAAACACTGGAGAGTGATGGGGAAAGCCTTTCAGTTAAAATACAATATAACACGCTGTACGGGTCCAGACCCAACTCTATAGCTTCTAGACTGAGAAGCTGAAGTAAGGCTTGTTAATCAGAGTTTTTGTAGTGTTTTCCTGCATCTCTCATAATTGTCTCTACCTTCTCTACCTTAATCCCCTTTATCCAGACTCATTAATGTATGTGGCACTAAATCGTGACTAATGGTGTCTTTGGAATCCATCCTGCAGGATGTCCAACTGAACGGAAAGGTGGGACTTCCTGTGGCCAAGTGTCTGAGCCAGCGGAGTCTGACGGTGCAAGCGCCAGTCTACCCACGCAGCAGCTGTAGCAGCAGCGAGCTGTCCCTGTCTAGCGCCTGCAGTGAATACTCCAGTGGCTCCTACACCTGGAATGAAGGACGCTCCTGTGGGAAAATGGTACGATGACCAGACCAACCTctcctcactctgtctctgtgtgtgtgtcggtctctgtctctctctatttttctttgTCTCTGTCGCTCTCATTTATGAACTTTATCAATGTGGGGTTTCAATCAGCTGAAATTTTTTTTGAAGTAACACATAGCTgaacactaccggtcaaaagttttagaacacctactcgtacaagggttttctttattttactattttctacgtagtgaagacatcaaaactatgaaataacacatatggaatcctgtagtaaccaaaaaagtgttaaacatatcaaaatatatttaatatttgagattcttcaaatagtcacctttgccttgatgacagctttgcacactcttggcattctctcaaccagcttaatctggaatgctttttcagtagtcttgaaggagtttccacatatgctgagcacttattggctgcttttcctacactctgaggtctgactcatcccaaaccatctcaatttggttgaggttcgGGGGATTgtgggggccaggtcatctgatgcagcactccatcactctccttcttggtaaaatagcctttacacagcctggaggtgtgttgggtcattgtccagttgaaaaacaaatgatagtcccacaaagcccaaaccagatgggatggcgtatcgctgcagaatgctgaggtagccatgtttgttaagtgtgccttgaattctaaataaatcacagacagtgtcaccaacaaagcatccctacaccataacacctcctcctccatgctttatggtgggatatatacatacagagatcatccgttcacccacaccgcgtctcacaaagacatggcggttgaaaccaaaaatctccaatttggactccaaaccagaggacaaatttccacccatctaatgtccattactcgtgtttcttgacccaagcaagtcttttcttcttattggtgtcctttagtagttgtcttgcagcaatttgaccatgaaggcttgatttatacagtctcctctgaacagtcaatgttgagatgtgtctgttacttgaactctgtgaagcatttatttgggctgcaatttctgaggctggtaactctgatgaacttatcctctgcagcagaggtaactctgggtcttccattcctgtggcggtcctcttgagagccagtttcatcatagtgcttgatggtttttgcgactgcacttgaagaaactttcaaagttcttgaaatgttccatattggctgaccttcatgtcttaaagtaatgatggactgtcatttctctttgattattttagctgttcttgtcataatatggacttggtcttttaccaaatagggctatcttctgtataccacccctactttgtcacaacacaactgattggctaaaatgcattaaagaaggaaagaaattccacaaattaacttttaagaagacacacctgttaattcaaatgcattccaggtgactacctcacgaagctggttgagagaatgccaagagtgtgcaaagggtggatgctttgaagaatctcaaatataaaatatattttggttaacacctttttggttactacaggatatgtgttatttcatttttttttttatcaaagcaTTAAATATTTAGCTTGAGACATAACCCAAAGGGCTTAGTATCTCCATTAGACCATGTGAAAGGAAGTAAAACAAATTGCAGACTGAGTAACAGCTCAATAAATTAATCAGATGACTCCACAACCAACTCTGTTGTTTAGATTGAGAGTGGGCCATGATCACAAATCCTCTGAGAAGTACTACAGGTGCTTGAACTTATGTTCATGCTTGGATTGCTGTTGCACAGCTCAATTTAGCTGAATTTTTGAATGATGTGTCTGTCTCTCaatctccctctgtcctctctgagTTTTCTAATAACTTCTGTCTCTCTATATTTCTCCTGCAGTCCTCTCTGACGTGGGAGAAGAGGTTGAGCCTGGGTTCCTCGGCCCCAGGGAACATCTGCGCCCCCCTGGAGGAGCAGCTCCCCATGAGGAGGAAAGAGAGCCACATCCTAGAAGGCCTGCGGAAGCTCCAGAGGAGaaaaccaaaaggctcctcatcCTCCTGGGTCTCCAAGTCGGGCGACAAGGACTGCATGAACTCTAATGAGGGTATCTACTCTCTGGGGATTAAGAGTGGGAGCAAGGGAATCTCCAAGCCCACTTATGTGGGAAGGACCACTGTCTCAGGGGTGGGGGGCAAAAAGTTTGTGTACGACTCTGATGATGCGGACGACGAGTCGCTACATTCGACGTACTGCAGACGAGACTGCGTCCCCAGTAAGGACGGAGGCTGGATGTACTTCAGGAAGCTGTCGCACAGCGTCTCGGACAGTGTGTGTAGCTGGGATGGGCTGCAGGACAGTGGCATAGTAGGGGATGGTAACTGCAGCAGGGGTATGACGAACCCGCCCAGCTATAACTCCAAGGAGCAGCCAGAAAAACTCAAAAGCTTCATCAACAATTTCCTCTCCGGGGGGCGGACTTCGGCTGTTCTAAACCCCTCCCTGTTGCACTTTGACATCAGCCCCACAGAGGCTGAAtgtcccctccacctctcagaCACCGACCCTGAGGATCTGCACTCTGAGGTCAGCGACCACCACTCGCCTGTTAGCCAGAGAGCTGAGCAACTGCAGAAGGACATCAAGAGGCTCTCAAGAGATTCTGACAAGCTGCTTCCCGTACAATGCTTGAGGAGGGAACCTGGCCGTACTCAGTCTGCTGACGGAAGGCCCAGGCCTTACAGCCTAATCAAGGAACAAAAAGGGGCTAACACCCAGTCTGAGGAGAGTATCATGGCTATATTCGATGCAGACGGACAGCCCATTGAACTCAGTGCTCAGCAGTCCTCTTTGGGTGCTGGGGCTCGGAAAGAGATTCCTGGGAGGAAGGAAAATGGGGTTGCTGAGTATGCAGCACTGTCGCCTCATGATAGGCCCATTCGTCACAAAGTAGGCAACAACGGCAGCAATAGCAGGGAGGGAAGCCCAGAGAGGCTACAAATGCACGTCACTCCACTGCGGAAATTGATAAAGCCACCTTCCAATCGATCCAACAAAGGCCACTCTGTCCCTCCCATGAACAATGCTTCCACCAGCCCCAAGGCCATCAGCTCAAAGATCCCCAGCAGCCGGGGGAAAGGATCTCCACTGAAGGTTTCTAAGGTCTCCACCATGGAAACAAGCAACAGTGGACCAACCTCCGGATTCACAGCTCAGGAGTCAAAGTCCCCTTCTTCTCCTCTGGTCAAGATGTCCAGGTTCATCAAAGCTCCAGGCTGCACTACAAGCCCCAAGGCAGTGATCAACAAGTTTCCTGGCAGGAATGACTGGACAAAGGGCTCCTCATCTAGTGTTCCAACCAGCTCCCCACACCTCCCAAGAAGGCATTTGGACCACGTTGACTACAGGGAACAGCCAACCAGAGACAGACACTGTGAAACCAGCAGCAAAACTGAACTCAGGTCCCCGTCTCCTCCCCCGCCCCCTGGCCGCACCACCTCCTTACTTATCAGACCAAACTACGATGGGTCACCTCAAGCACTTAAACCAGGGGCTCAACCATCCACGCCGACAACCGTGAGGGGGCCACCCCCGAGTTATCATCCCCCGCCTGTACCAAATATGAAACATttattaccaccaccaccctacAAGGGGCAAGATACCATAGACCTGGACGCAGGCTACGGTACCGCAATCGCACCTCAGAAACTGTTGGACAAGTCGAGCCAGCAGCACCCTGCTTCAAATGAGACCCCCTCTAAAGGCACTTCGAAACGGGTCCCCACAAAactctacctcccctcctcagcctcaGGGCATGTGCCTGATCACCCTGAAAATGTACCTAAAAGCTCAAAGAATGTTCCTCCTCCCTTATACAACTCTCAACGTGGCTCTTCGCTTCAAAGCACATTTACAAGTAAGAAAGGTACCAATGACAGTAGACATTCTATGTCGTATAAGTCCTCTAGTAGTTTTCCTGTAACTCTGCAGGGCCACCCTCAGTGTCCAACAGAACCTCACAGTAGTATGACTCAACCTCCCCAGGCTGTAGCAATCCCACCCGGCTCTGGAACTAGCACTCAAAATTCCTGTGAAAAAGCGTCAAAGACACGCATTCCTATGGGCTTCAAAGCTTTTGTGAAATCGCCCCCTTCACTGCAGAAAGGCTCCACCACGATACCAGGAAAGCAAGAGAAGGAACACATCAACTCGGTCTCCAAAGAGACTGTGACTTCAAATGCTTTCGTCCCGTGTGACAGTTTTCAGGCAGTGTATGTTGATTCATTAGCCATGACTTCCATCATAGAGACTAAGGGTGAGGTCCAGTGCATCATTCAGGAAGAGGAGGAACACACCTCTGAGTTAGCAGAGCAGGGGGTTGGTGACAAGTCGGAATGTGACAGTAGACTGTTCAAGAGGTCCACATCTGTCACGACCAAACCTCACCTAAAGCCTGTCCTGGGGATGAATGGGGCGAAAGCGCGCAGCCAGAGTTTCAGCACCCACTACATGGAAAAACCCAACATCAGCGTGTTGGACGGACATGTGAAGATTCGAACCCAGATCATCACCAACTCTGGAGAGAGGGGGAACTCGCTAACAAGGCAGAGCTCGTTTGTTGAGGGTTTACAGATTAAACCCAGTAGCGGATCTGGGGAAAGTCCAGTCCATTGCCCCAGCCACAGGCTGAGCCACTACGGAGGTATGACAGGCTCAAACAGCCACCAGGGTCTTCCGGAGAGAGCCTCCAAATCGGGATTCACCGGTGAAGGGCCACGGAGCACCACAAAGGGGGAGAGCGTCACGGCTCCACCTCAAAAAGAAGTGCGTAGCTTACCCCTCGCCGACCGTATCGGCTTGAAGAACTCCCGAAATCCCAAGAAGGTCGCATCTCATCCTCCATTTGAGTTGCCGGCCTCTCCTGTTTATAGCCCGGAGGCCACAACAAAGGGTGGGAAAGTGCTCAGCCCCAGCAAACTAGACCTCACAAAGAGTGTCAAAGTCCAGGCAGGCTGTTCCCAAGGGGCAATCGATGAGGGAGAACAACCAGTGAGCCCCACAGTCTGCACCATCGAGGAGAAGGTCATGATGGGGATCGAGGAGAATATCCAGAAAGGTCAGGGTCAAGAGAAGGTAATAGCATCGGAGACCAAGCAGAAGACCGGCCCGTCTCTGGCCAACTGGTTCGGCCTGCGTAAAAGCAAGCTGCCAGCCTTGAATGGAAAGAAATCAGACTCCACCTCCCCGAAAGAGAAAGATGAGAAACAAGAGCTGAAGATCGGATCTGTGCTAGGAGGCAAACAGATGAAATCAGACAAAAAGAAGGACAAGAAAAAAATCGACAGCCAGTTCGAAAAGAGTCCAGAGCTGACGCTGTCGGAGAACAAGCTGAGCTCGATCTTGGATCATTGCAATATTCAGATGGGACAAATAGCCAATCAGATCCAGTGTTCTACAAACTACATTGGGAAAGACCAGTTCATGAAAGAGCTTCTTGGAAGGTTGGTATTACCGTAGCAACTTTCATAAAATGTCATTTGTCAAATATTTCAAGTACATTTGCATAATTAGTCATAGGTAAAAACCTCCCAAAAATTACAGTGATTTGATCAGGAAAAAGAACACTCATTAGGTAACTTGTCTCCTGTGATGCCGAAATGATTGCGGATTGTCGTTTTAGCATTTCTCCCAGTGTTCATGCTGCTGTAAAACACAAGTCTTGCTACATTATGCATGCATGTAAagagacaaaaacacacacagctaaacaacagcaaCACCAGCTGTCTCTTTGAGTTATGGTTCTACTTGAGTGAACATTAGCACTTCCTAGCCTGGAATCTAGATACACTGTCAGCCCTGAGCTATCTTGGCTGGAAGAGTACAGAATTACCCCTCCTCCCATAAATTGATATAATACCTAAAATCTCAGCTGACAGATTTTATCAAGAGTAGTTACAAACATTTATAACTCAATGAGACTGGAGTTGGGAAGAGCAGTTAAAAAGAGGTTATTTCAGATCCTACGGTAGGGGGATAGCTATACTCAACAAAaagataaacgcaacatgcaacaatttcaactattttactgagttacagttcatataaggaaatcagtcaatttaaataaatgaactaaaccctaatcaatggatttcacattaaTTGGCGGtgcactggggagccaggcccagccaatcagaatttgtttctctataatgacgttggaggcggcttatggtagagaaattaacgttcaattctctggcaacagctctggtggacattcctgcagtcagcatgccaattgcatgctccttcGTCAgcatgtgttgtgtgacaaaacagcacattttagagtggccttttattgtccccaacacctgtgtaatgatcatgctgtttaatcaacttcttgatatgccacacctgtcaggtggatgaattagctttgaaaaggagaaatgctcactatcagggatgtaaacaaatatgtggATAGAAGTAAGCTAATGTGCatatgtaacatttctgggattttttatttcagctcatgaaacttgggaccaacattttacatgttgcgtttatattttt encodes the following:
- the LOC115196063 gene encoding nck-associated protein 5 isoform X3 produces the protein MPGLKELSCLLVPDREKLAVARLQREVARSKSEGTMRQKLIHVLEEERRLRLDSEKRLREVTDESELGRAQMVSLQQHFSRMEETVRTLLQNQGVLEQTAMDTVDIMKAYKDKLSEEVQKTRDSLEQNSSGGGPLPSSGDPLLPDVGSVSRAEEFQDQTKLLLERLRTLEEENSALAMENESQREQYEHCLDEVANQVVQALLTQKDLREECLKLRTRVFDLEQQNRTMSVLFQQRVRPASDLLLQKLHSRIMDLSASDLLLEPERSKSFLLSRNTDSPPHDVQLNGKVGLPVAKCLSQRSLTVQAPVYPRSSCSSSELSLSSACSEYSSGSYTWNEGRSCGKMSSLTWEKRLSLGSSAPGNICAPLEEQLPMRRKESHILEGLRKLQRRKPKGSSSSWVSKSGDKDCMNSNEGIYSLGIKSGSKGISKPTYVGRTTVSGVGGKKFVYDSDDADDESLHSTYCRRDCVPSKDGGWMYFRKLSHSVSDSVCSWDGLQDSGIVGDGNCSRGMTNPPSYNSKEQPEKLKSFINNFLSGGRTSAVLNPSLLHFDISPTEAECPLHLSDTDPEDLHSEVSDHHSPVSQRAEQLQKDIKRLSRDSDKLLPVQCLRREPGRTQSADGRPRPYSLIKEQKGANTQSEESIMAIFDADGQPIELSAQQSSLGAGARKEIPGRKENGVAEYAALSPHDRPIRHKVGNNGSNSREGSPERLQMHVTPLRKLIKPPSNRSNKGHSVPPMNNASTSPKAISSKIPSSRGKGSPLKVSKVSTMETSNSGPTSGFTAQESKSPSSPLVKMSRFIKAPGCTTSPKAVINKFPGRNDWTKGSSSSVPTSSPHLPRRHLDHVDYREQPTRDRHCETSSKTELRSPSPPPPPGRTTSLLIRPNYDGSPQALKPGAQPSTPTTVRGPPPSYHPPPVPNMKHLLPPPPYKGQDTIDLDAGYGTAIAPQKLLDKSSQQHPASNETPSKGTSKRVPTKLYLPSSASGHVPDHPENVPKSSKNVPPPLYNSQRGSSLQSTFTSKKGTNDSRHSMSYKSSSSFPVTLQGHPQCPTEPHSSMTQPPQAVAIPPGSGTSTQNSCEKASKTRIPMGFKAFVKSPPSLQKGSTTIPGKQEKEHINSVSKETVTSNAFVPCDSFQAVYVDSLAMTSIIETKGEVQCIIQEEEEHTSELAEQGVGDKSECDSRLFKRSTSVTTKPHLKPVLGMNGAKARSQSFSTHYMEKPNISVLDGHVKIRTQIITNSGERGNSLTRQSSFVEGLQIKPSSGSGESPVHCPSHRLSHYGGMTGSNSHQGLPERASKSGFTGEGPRSTTKGESVTAPPQKEVRSLPLADRIGLKNSRNPKKVASHPPFELPASPVYSPEATTKGGKVLSPSKLDLTKSVKVQAGCSQGAIDEGEQPVSPTVCTIEEKVMMGIEENIQKGQGQEKVIASETKQKTGPSLANWFGLRKSKLPALNGKKSDSTSPKEKDEKQELKIGSVLGGKQMKSDKKKDKKKIDSQFEKSPELTLSENKLSSILDHCNIQMGQIANQIQCSTNYIGKDQFMKELLGRSVRKGDSIAESLPGISIPKRNSDMRGDMEICSDTATIIVTQKISLQGENEEDPNPETSCQDHMIGSSCQMRTLDSGIGTFPLPDSVTRINGRHIPRSESSPDRMMASVHSPTDPDQDLLSASAAHSPSHVKVPSLSETHPHAPPTSALGHSLSDSTVTGRGCGQEALSLLPRPINSDVIRRKRLSQIELCSASHTVTTEAHEEQVEKKRNNKDLNSPSDRAPRVCTYSGSSSDTETESEGNTLGSTQSTLTNREKTSKQVYYEEKTMKRNSVGKFPSIMDYYQHDMFSHIEKDDHRGSFSQYHLLQNQSPLEGKAGDRLSKGNQVDMTTGGCGGGVQAGSRDVSLDSLNKLNSSGLGLYPETELRPSSGDCSCSTGEREEDCCSRADNEPSSSSYYSNKPGVERVGSLSDSLYDSFSSCTSQGSNDV